The Arachis ipaensis cultivar K30076 chromosome B05, Araip1.1, whole genome shotgun sequence nucleotide sequence ATCGATTGTTCATTTAGTCGTCTAAGAGGATAAATAATTTTTCCAATGGTAATAATGGTGGTGTGCATGAGCGAAGAATCCCTTGAAAGCTTTTTGTTCTTGTCTAGAACAAATACTCACTCTGGTTTCTGTCTATTTTTGCAAAGGACCACACCGTCTCTAACAAAAAATAAATGACCAGTATGTCTCAAAAATTAAATGGTTAGGAGCTGCGTTGTCATTTATCTTTTGTTAGAGATTGTGTGGTCTTTCATGAAAATAGACAGAGTTGGGTTGGACATTTACTCTTTTATCTGTCTAATTAAGTCTTTTTATGACATAGATTATGCCTtcattcttttttgttttctgtcAAACCTTTTTTAAGAGGTTTTCTGTCTTTGTTTCTGAGAACTGAGAAGAGTAAAGGCATATAATTTCAAATCCAAAAATAGAACCTTGAATGAATGACACATGTTCTCTACCAGAAAATCGCGAAAAACATCCCCGCCTTACAGAGTTTTGCTGCACAATGACAACTACAACAAGCGTGAATACGTCGTGCAAGTTCTGATGAAGGTGATACCCGGAATGACATTAGACAATGCAGTTAACATCATGCAGGAAGCGCATTATAACGGCATGGCGGTGGTGATCGTGTGTGCTCAAGTGGATGCTGAAGACCACTGCATGCAGTTAAGAGGAAATGGGCTCCTAAGTTCAATTGAACCAGCAGATGGTGGTTGCTGATTAGATTACCATCTATAAATTGGATCATATAGTTTCATTGTTATAGTGTCCATAATGTCCACATTTCCAGTTATTAAGGAATAGTTGTATAGAAAATTAGTGAGACTAAGCAAGAAAGAGATAGTGTTAGATACTGTTGTACTTGTTATGCAGGACATACACTGCTTCCATCCATATATGGAAGCATTATTTGTATTTAAATGGCcgtatatatataacataattcTGCTACCATTTCATTGTTTTGCCTCCCTTGAAATTCACCTATGAATTGAAAATGTAAGCATAGTAATTTGAAGGCCTATGTTAATTAATTTATGCAAAGCTTATGATCTACTGAAATAgtccagaaaaaaaaagaaaagaattacaTTAATTACACCAGAAATTATATCTCTGGCATGCTGCTATTACATATTTTCACCATCTTTATCTTCATCCTTTTTTCATTTTGTGGTGGTATGTACTGGGTGAGGTACTAATGAATATTCCAAAACTATCTGACGATAAAAATTTTGAGAGTGGAATTCTAACTATAAAAGTGtattgagtagttttgtcaaatTAATCAAAATATTTGATGAGTATCaaattattttatatcttttgacTTTTACTTCTAGAATTgtaaaaatattcaaatcttttataataaaaaaatgataatttactCTCATGGACATAAATGTATTTTGCATTTGGGCAAAAGCAACATAAGTGTCATATGAGTTTTATTTAGAGACTAATTCTCCACAAATCTGAgtcttatttaaaaatttgtcgcTAGTCAATGAATTGTTGTGTTGTATATACAAGTCTACATTCAAACTCTTAATATTTACTTAAGTTGACGAGTAAACTAACTACTCAACCAACCCAAGTTAGTTAAAGTAAATGATATCATCAATTATGGAAGCTGCAATatcactcttcttttttttttcttttggtcatTATACCCTAACATACACCAATCATGCGAAGTGTATACTAAAATCAACGACTAGTGTAAAATATacattgaaatacaaaatacacattaaaaataaattaaaatacatatgtatttatatagaaatatataatgactaattttaatgattgattttaaggtacaaataatatttttgaatataCACACCCCGTTTTTCCTTCCCCATGAGTTCTTTATAATCACTGCTAGTCGTTGCTAGATTTTAAACCTTGATGCACTTTCTTTCTAGCAAGGCATATGCCAGGCCTTGCAGTGCCAATATcagtcttcttttttttttttcggacaGTAATATCAGTCTTCTAAGTATC carries:
- the LOC107644333 gene encoding ATP-dependent Clp protease adapter protein CLPS1, chloroplastic; the encoded protein is MEAALTSLLALSPNHVFNASNPGDRNYGFRYSRSRSVVIMSAAGAVIGKGGGVLDRPTIETTSPSRQSEFDLRKSRKTSPPYRVLLHNDNYNKREYVVQVLMKVIPGMTLDNAVNIMQEAHYNGMAVVIVCAQVDAEDHCMQLRGNGLLSSIEPADGGC